One window from the genome of Streptococcus halotolerans encodes:
- a CDS encoding B3/4 domain-containing protein, protein MGTFIVDSSYWELFPDSKIGVVLIKDYQMKEELAGELEELLKLSNQKAKSHLQEDQFSQNDVVQTYRKAYQKFKTKKGARSSIEALLKRVDSDKPVSTISPLVDIYNSASLTYALPVGAEDIDTFQGDLKLTITEGGDEFYLIGDEENRPTLAGELAYIDDAGAVCRCFNWRDGERTMITDNTKNAFLVIELVDATKEDSLKEALNFIEEKANYFLSAKTHQTILDKDSTQLDLD, encoded by the coding sequence ATGGGAACTTTTATCGTTGATTCATCATACTGGGAACTCTTCCCTGATTCTAAAATTGGTGTTGTACTGATTAAAGATTATCAGATGAAAGAAGAATTAGCTGGTGAACTAGAAGAGCTTTTAAAGCTTAGTAACCAGAAAGCTAAGAGTCATTTACAAGAAGACCAATTTAGCCAAAACGATGTTGTTCAAACTTACCGTAAAGCTTACCAAAAATTTAAAACAAAAAAAGGTGCCAGATCTAGTATTGAAGCCTTATTGAAACGTGTTGATTCTGACAAGCCTGTGTCAACTATCAGCCCATTAGTGGATATCTATAATTCAGCTAGTCTGACTTATGCCTTACCAGTTGGGGCTGAAGATATCGACACTTTCCAAGGAGATTTGAAACTCACTATTACCGAAGGTGGGGATGAATTTTACTTGATTGGTGACGAGGAAAATAGACCTACTTTAGCTGGTGAACTGGCCTATATCGATGACGCTGGAGCAGTCTGCCGTTGTTTCAACTGGCGTGACGGCGAAAGAACCATGATTACTGACAACACTAAAAATGCCTTTTTAGTGATTGAACTAGTGGATGCCACTAAAGAGGATAGCCTCAAAGAAGCTCTTAATTTCATAGAAGAGAAAGCTAACTACTTCTTGTCTGCCAAAACACATCAGACTATCCTAGATAAGGATTCTACGCAGCTAGATTTAGATTAA
- a CDS encoding Crp/Fnr family transcriptional regulator, producing MITKEQYFYLRQLDDFKYLTIEQFDNIVNKIQYRTALKNHTLFFEGDHREKLFLIQSGYAKIEQTDASGSFIYTDYVRQDTIFPYGGLFFDDVYHFSAVAITDVGYFSLPMEVYETHALQNINQMKHLCRKYSKLLNVHEIKLRNMVTSSARMRVVQTLATLLLEVTTEEGRLPFPITTIEIANMSATTRETVSHVLKELRQKDIVELKYKTLFYNDKQYFKKFIE from the coding sequence ATGATTACAAAGGAACAGTATTTTTACCTGAGACAGTTAGATGACTTTAAATATTTGACAATTGAGCAGTTCGATAATATTGTTAACAAGATTCAATATCGCACAGCACTTAAAAACCATACCCTTTTTTTTGAAGGTGATCATAGAGAAAAATTATTTTTAATTCAATCAGGTTATGCTAAAATCGAGCAAACGGATGCGTCAGGGTCATTTATCTATACCGATTATGTTAGACAGGATACAATCTTTCCCTATGGTGGTTTATTTTTTGATGATGTTTATCACTTCTCTGCTGTGGCGATTACTGATGTTGGTTATTTTAGTCTACCAATGGAAGTTTATGAGACGCACGCTCTTCAAAATATCAATCAAATGAAACATCTCTGTCGAAAATATTCTAAGTTACTAAACGTTCATGAAATCAAATTACGTAATATGGTAACATCAAGTGCAAGGATGCGCGTCGTTCAGACCTTAGCAACGCTACTTTTAGAAGTCACGACTGAAGAAGGACGCCTTCCTTTTCCAATCACGACGATTGAAATCGCCAATATGAGCGCGACGACACGTGAAACAGTTAGTCATGTGTTAAAAGAATTGCGTCAGAAAGATATTGTTGAATTGAAATACAAAACACTTTTTTACAATGATAAACAATATTTTAAAAAATTCATTGAATAA